GAAAGAATGGCGATCTGGTTTTCGAGCGCCCGCGCCTGGGCGCCGATGCGCACGCGGTAAGCACCGGCCAGCGTGTCGGTGCAGGACGGGGCGAGGATCAGATCGACGCCCTGTTCCGCGAGGGTGTGGGCGAGCATCGGGAATTCGTTGTCGTAGCAGATGAGGATGCCGAGTTTGCCGAGCGGCGTGTCGAGGGCGGTGAGGCCATCGCGTCCGGCAGCGATCCCCCATTGCTCGCGCTCGAAGCGGGTCATGATGATCTTGTCCTGATGGCCGACAAGGCCATCGGGTCCGAAGAGGAAGGCGCGGTTGCGGTATTGACCGTCGGGGTCGAGCACGGGTGCCGAGCCGGGCTGGAAGACGATCGAATGGGTGCGGGCGAGCTCCTCGCAAAGTTCGACCCAGGCCGGGATCGTGGGCTGGATGCCGGCAATAGAGCCGTGCAGGTCGGACCGTGTGGCGGCGTCGAGCTGGCCGGCGAGCACCAGTCCGGCATATTCCGGCAGGAGCACGAGTTTCGCGCCGCGCTCGACGGCCTGATGCACCAGTTGCGTCAGATGGAGGACATAATCTTCCCAGCTTTCGATGAGCTCGATCTTGTACTGGCAGGCGGCAAGGGTAAGGACTGTCATGCGCTGAGATCCCGGATCCAGAAGGAAAGCGGCTTCGGACTTTCATGGGTTTCATCGAGGTCGCGCCAGGTGAAGATGGTGCGAAGCTCGGGGTGATGGGTATAGCCGCGCTTGCCCCAGAAGGCATCGAGCGGCTGATAATCCGCCGGCCGGCGCGGGTGGTCGGCGGGGCGCTCGACGGCGCAGAAGGTGGCGTAGCGCAGGCCGAGCTTCTTCGCCTGCGCCTCGCGGCCCTCGAAGAACTTCACGCCGATGCCGCGGCCGCGATATTGGGGCAGAAGCACGCTTTCGCCGAAATAGAAGAAGTGTTCGGGATCGAAGCCTGCCGCAAGGAAAGGGCGTTGAACCTCTTCGGTCTCGCCTGCCATCGGCGTGCCCGTCGCCACCCCGACCACCTTGTCGCCATCCATGGCCAGCACGAAGACGGAGCCTTCAGACCTCGCATAGGTCGACAGATAGGTCTGCTCGTAATCCGGATTTCCCTCGTACAGATAGGGAAAGTCGCGAAAGACGGTGGATCTGAGCCGCGCGAGGTCGCCGAAGAAGGGTGTCGCGTCGCTGCCGGAAAAGGATTGGATCGTAAGCGTCATAGAGTGTTTTCAGTCCGTTGCGGAGTGGTTATACCCGTCTGTGACGACCTGAGAAAGCAGTTCCACGACGAGGAGTGATCGATGACCGCCGCCGCCACCATCCGTGCCTATTACGATGCCTTCAATGCCGGCGACATGGACCGTTTCCTCGCGCTCCTGACCGATGACGTGGCCCACGACATCAACCAGGGCGCCCGCCAGACGGGCAAGGAAGCCTTTGCGAAGTTCATGGACCACATGAACCGATGCTACAAGGAAGAGCTGACCGATATGGTGGTCATGGTGAACGAGGACGGCACGCGGGGTGCTGCCGAATTCATCGTCAACGGCACCTATCTCGCCACGGACGAGGGCTTGCCGGAAGCCGATGGACAGACCTACCGCCTGCCGGCTGGCGCTTTCTTCGAAATCCGTGACGGCAAGGTTGCCCGCATCTCCAATTATTACAGCCTGCCCGACTGGATCGCCCAGGTCGGCGGCTGAAGACATTCAGAAATGGAAAAAGAGCCGTCCCGTTCCATGGGACGGCTCTTTGCTTTCGCCGGCATCATGCCAAGGCGTATCGATCAGTTGACCGACCAGTCGCGCTTCACGTCGTCGGCGTTTTTGGCCAGATGCACGTGCTGATCGACATGATCGACCCAGTCGAGGGGAATGTAGTGGTGCTGACCGTCAGCCGAATCATTCTTGGTCAGCTTGATGCGGCTTGCGCCATCCATATGGTCGACAGTGCCGACATGGGCGCCGTCCTGGGCCAGAACTTCCATATGTTCGCGGATCTGATCTGCAGAAATCATCTGATATCCTCCTTTGGATGTTTCGATGCCTGAGAAAGTCGCGACCGGGGGGATTTGTTCCGGTCGGGACTTCCGGTCTCAGGTGGAAGATCAGCGGAACATCCGCCGCCTATGCGCATTGTCAGGGACCCCCCACGCGAGATCCCTTGCGCGACAGCGAGACATTCATGCTTCCGAGAATTGCGATCATCGGCACGGGTCCAACCGGCCTCTACACCTTCAAGCGACTGATCGAGGCGACAGCTCCCCTGTCGATCACCCTCTACGAGGCGGAGGGTGAACCCGGCAAGGGCACGCCATACCATCCCGATATGAATGACCCGGCCATGCTCTCCAATATTCCGAGCATCGAACTTCCCGCCTTTACAGAAACGCTGGCCGAGTGGCTGCGGCGGCAGGATGATGAATGCCTGGTCCGCCATGGCATCCGCCGCGAGGCGATCGACGAGCGGGAATTCTATCCGCGCCTGGTGCTGGGCGATTACATGCAGGCGCAGTTCGAGCGCATGCTGACGCTGGCTGCCGAGCGCGGTCACGAGATCACCGTGCTGGCCCGCCACAAGATAGCCGACATCGAGATCCAGGCGGATGCGATCCGGTTGCGGGTTTCCCATCCGGACGGAGAAGACGACGCGAGTTTCGATCACGTTGTCATGGCGACCGGTCACAACTGGCCCGAAAGCACGGAAATCCGTCCCGGCTACTTCGTCTCGCCCTGGCCAGCGACGGTGCTCCAGTCTATCCGCAACGAGGCGGTCGGCATTCTCGGCACGTCGCTGAGCGGCATCGACGCTCTGATGACGGTCGCAACTGCGCATGGGATGTTCTACGCTGATGCGGCGGGCGACCTTCAATACCAGCCCGCCGAAGGCACGCAGGATTTCCGGGCGACGCTGATGTCGCGCAAGGGCATCCTGCCGGAGGCCGATTTTTATTGTCCTCTGCCCTATGTGGAGCCCGAGGTCTGCACCGAAGAGGCAATCGACGCCCTGATCTCGACGGGTCGGCACGATCTGCTCGATGATGTCTTCGATCTCTTCCGCCGCGAGATCGTCGCGCGCGATCCCGACTACGCCGCCCGGATCGGCCTGTCGCAGTTGACGGTGGAGAGTTTTGCTGCGGCCTATTATGCCGACCGGACCGAGAGCGATCCTTTCGTCTGGGCAGCGAAGAACCTGGCCGAAGCCGAGGACAACAGGGTAAAGCGCTACACGGTGCCGTGGCGCTATGCGATCCTGATCACCCACGAGATCGTCGCCCGTGTGATTCCGCATCTGGACGAGAACGACCTCAAGCGTTTCCACCGACACTTCAAGGGCATTTTCATCGACGACTATGCAACGGTGCCGCTGATGTCGATCCGCAGGCTGCTTGCGCTGTCGCGCGCGGGCAAGCTGTCCATCCTGCGGCTTGGCGAGGAATACCTGATCCGGACGGCCGAGGACGGTCTGGAGCGAGGCGCGGAAGTCGAGGTGTCAGGCACGGTGCATCGCTTCGGCGCCTTCATCGATGCGACCGGCCAGGATACCCTGTCGGCCACGGATCTCCCCTTTCCGACCCTCGTCGCCCAGGGTGGCGTGCGCGAAGCCGCGACCCCCAAGGTCGAGACAATCATGTCCCTCGACCGGGATCCCGATATGGTTCGGACAGGCGGCATCGACGTGGACGATTGCTATCGCCCGAGTCTCGGCCTGATGTCGCAGGGGCGGCTTTATTGCGCGGCGATCGCCTTCCTGCTGCACAAGGAGCCCTTTGTTCAAGGCATCACTAGTGCCCGGGACATCGGCGAGACAGTTGGCGATGCAATCCTCAAGGACATTTTTGAGGTCGACACGCCGCTATTTCAGATCTCGGCGTAAACAGCATCATCGACGCGGATGGTCACGGCCTCGGCTGGCGTTGCATAGACGCCGAGATTGCGCTTGTTGTGGCGCATGATGCCGCGCAGCACGTCGGGCTCTTCCGCCATGCCGGGCTGTGCGACAAGCGTCATCCCACAGCGACGCGAGGCCTCGGTGACGCGGATGTCCGCGTCGCCGATCCTGACGACATGACCCACCCAGTCGTTTTCGAGGAAACCATCCCCGTTGTCGGTTTCGATCAGCACGGAGGGGCGAAAGCGCCTTGCATCGAGCGGCGGGAGGCTTGCGCTTCCGGCAAGCGCCTGAAGCGATGCCGATGTCACGAGGTGAAGGGGCGCCGGCTGATATCGGTTGGAGACAACGGGAAAGCGGTAGTCACCCGCGCCAAGGAGCCCGACGGCAACCGGGAAGCCGAAATGCTCTGCCAGTCGATCCGCCAGTGCGTCGTCATCAAGTGCATGCTCCGCCCCGTCGGCGAAGCGCAGCACCGGCAGTCCGGTTGGCGCTTGCGAGGCGGTGACGAAGAGTGCGGGACGCCAGCGGGTCTCCCGTTCGGGGGCTGCGGCCAGACCCGTTGCCGGGTCGAACAGGGCGAATTGCCGGTCACCTGCGATCCCCTCGGGGGAAACCGTGATCGAGGCGAGCGATTCGCCGCCAACCGAACTCACCGGATAGCGCCAGACTTCCCGCACTCGACCGATTCTTTGCATGATGGTTCCCCGTTTCAAACGATCACCATACGCGGGATAGTCGCATTATGTTCCCGGAATTCTGCGTGGCAGCACCTTTGCCTGCGTGCTCGTCCTCAGGTCCAGTCGAGCACGATCTTGCTCGCCTTGCCAGCGCTCGCGAGTTCGAAGGCTTCGGCATAGTCGTCCACCTTCATCCGGTGGGTAATGACCTTGCGGATGTCGAGGCCGCTTTCCAGCATGGCGAGCATCTTGTGCCAGGTGTCGAACATCTCGCGGCCATAGATGCCCTTGAGCGTCACCATGCGGAAGACGACCTTGGAGAGATCGAAATGGAAAGGTCGCGCGGGAACGCCGAGAAGCGCGATGCGCCCGCCCATGACGAGATGGTCGATCATCTGGTCGAGGGCGGCCGGTGAGCCGCTCATTTCGAGCCCGACATCGAAGCCTTCCTTCATCTTCAGCTTCGCCATCACGTCGCGCAGGTCTTCCTTGGCGACATTGACCGGATGCACGTCGGCGACCTCTGCCGCGAGCGCCAGGCGCTCCGGATTGACGTCGGTGATGACAACGTGGCGGGCGCCGACATGACGGGCGATGGCCGCCCCCATGATGCCGATCGGACCGGCGCCGGTGATGATGACGTCCTCGCCGACGAGGTCGAAGGCGAGCGCCGTGTGCACGGCATTGCCGAGCGGATCGAGGATCGCGCCGATCTCGTCGTCGATCGTGTCGGGGAGCGGGATGATGTTGAAGGCGGGGATCCTGGCAAATTCCGCAAACGTGCCCTGTACGTTAACGCCGATGCCCTTCGTTTCCGGATCGAGATGATACTTGCCGGCGCGTGAGGCGCGGCTGTTCATGCCGACGAGATGTCCTTCGCCCGAGACCCTCTGGCCGACGCTAAGATTGCGGACATTGGCGCCGACGGCGACGATCTCGCCAGCATATTCGTGGCCTGTTATCATCGGCACGGGGATGGTCTTTTGCGCCCACTCGTCCCATTTGTAGATGTGCACATCCGTGCCGCAGATGCCGGTCTTGTTGATCTTGACCAGCACGTCGTCAGGCCCAATTTCGGGAACGGCTGCGTCGATCATCCAGATGCCGACTTCGGATTTCTGCTTGGAAAGCGCCTTCATGATCAGATCATCCCGATGGTCTTGCCGGCATCGATGAATGCGGCGATGGCGGTATCGATATCGGCCTCGGAAAGCGCTGCCGACATCTGGGTACGGATGCGGGCCTGCCCCTTGGGCACGACGGGGAAGAAGAAGCCGGCGACATAGATGCCGCGCGCATCGAGTTCGGCGGCAAGCTTTTGGGCAAGCACCGCGTCATGGGTCATGACCGGGATGATCGGCGTTTCGCCGGGAAGCAGTTCGAAGCCAGCCTCGGTGAGGCCCTGGCGGAAACGCCGGGTATGGCCGGTGAGCTTTGTGCGCAGTTCGTCGGCGCTTTCGGCGATCTCGATCGCCTTCAGGGAGCCGGCAGCGACAGCGGGTGCAAGGCTGTTGGAGAAGAGATAGGGCCGCGCGCGCTGGCGCAAAAGGTCGATGGCGGCTTTCGGGCCGGCGATGAAACCGCCCATGGCTCCACCAAGTGTCTTGCCGAAGGTGCCGGTGATGATGTCGACACGCGTGCCGACACCCGTCAACGTCGGCGTGCCCTTGCCCTTGGTCCCGAGATGGCCGGTGGCATGGCATTC
This DNA window, taken from Peteryoungia algae, encodes the following:
- a CDS encoding FAD/NAD(P)-binding protein, which codes for MLPRIAIIGTGPTGLYTFKRLIEATAPLSITLYEAEGEPGKGTPYHPDMNDPAMLSNIPSIELPAFTETLAEWLRRQDDECLVRHGIRREAIDEREFYPRLVLGDYMQAQFERMLTLAAERGHEITVLARHKIADIEIQADAIRLRVSHPDGEDDASFDHVVMATGHNWPESTEIRPGYFVSPWPATVLQSIRNEAVGILGTSLSGIDALMTVATAHGMFYADAAGDLQYQPAEGTQDFRATLMSRKGILPEADFYCPLPYVEPEVCTEEAIDALISTGRHDLLDDVFDLFRREIVARDPDYAARIGLSQLTVESFAAAYYADRTESDPFVWAAKNLAEAEDNRVKRYTVPWRYAILITHEIVARVIPHLDENDLKRFHRHFKGIFIDDYATVPLMSIRRLLALSRAGKLSILRLGEEYLIRTAEDGLERGAEVEVSGTVHRFGAFIDATGQDTLSATDLPFPTLVAQGGVREAATPKVETIMSLDRDPDMVRTGGIDVDDCYRPSLGLMSQGRLYCAAIAFLLHKEPFVQGITSARDIGETVGDAILKDIFEVDTPLFQISA
- a CDS encoding GNAT family N-acetyltransferase, whose amino-acid sequence is MTLTIQSFSGSDATPFFGDLARLRSTVFRDFPYLYEGNPDYEQTYLSTYARSEGSVFVLAMDGDKVVGVATGTPMAGETEEVQRPFLAAGFDPEHFFYFGESVLLPQYRGRGIGVKFFEGREAQAKKLGLRYATFCAVERPADHPRRPADYQPLDAFWGKRGYTHHPELRTIFTWRDLDETHESPKPLSFWIRDLSA
- a CDS encoding ketosteroid isomerase-related protein — encoded protein: MTAAATIRAYYDAFNAGDMDRFLALLTDDVAHDINQGARQTGKEAFAKFMDHMNRCYKEELTDMVVMVNEDGTRGAAEFIVNGTYLATDEGLPEADGQTYRLPAGAFFEIRDGKVARISNYYSLPDWIAQVGG
- a CDS encoding carbon-nitrogen hydrolase family protein; translation: MTVLTLAACQYKIELIESWEDYVLHLTQLVHQAVERGAKLVLLPEYAGLVLAGQLDAATRSDLHGSIAGIQPTIPAWVELCEELARTHSIVFQPGSAPVLDPDGQYRNRAFLFGPDGLVGHQDKIIMTRFEREQWGIAAGRDGLTALDTPLGKLGILICYDNEFPMLAHTLAEQGVDLILAPSCTDTLAGAYRVRIGAQARALENQIAILSSPTAGTAPWSPALDENRGRAALYVPSDYGMPPSGIYAESESDEVEESHWLITQIDLDTVRRLRTDGQVATRRDWPEQFCV
- a CDS encoding MOSC domain-containing protein — translated: MQRIGRVREVWRYPVSSVGGESLASITVSPEGIAGDRQFALFDPATGLAAAPERETRWRPALFVTASQAPTGLPVLRFADGAEHALDDDALADRLAEHFGFPVAVGLLGAGDYRFPVVSNRYQPAPLHLVTSASLQALAGSASLPPLDARRFRPSVLIETDNGDGFLENDWVGHVVRIGDADIRVTEASRRCGMTLVAQPGMAEEPDVLRGIMRHNKRNLGVYATPAEAVTIRVDDAVYAEI
- a CDS encoding DUF2171 domain-containing protein; translated protein: MISADQIREHMEVLAQDGAHVGTVDHMDGASRIKLTKNDSADGQHHYIPLDWVDHVDQHVHLAKNADDVKRDWSVN
- the tdh gene encoding L-threonine 3-dehydrogenase gives rise to the protein MKALSKQKSEVGIWMIDAAVPEIGPDDVLVKINKTGICGTDVHIYKWDEWAQKTIPVPMITGHEYAGEIVAVGANVRNLSVGQRVSGEGHLVGMNSRASRAGKYHLDPETKGIGVNVQGTFAEFARIPAFNIIPLPDTIDDEIGAILDPLGNAVHTALAFDLVGEDVIITGAGPIGIMGAAIARHVGARHVVITDVNPERLALAAEVADVHPVNVAKEDLRDVMAKLKMKEGFDVGLEMSGSPAALDQMIDHLVMGGRIALLGVPARPFHFDLSKVVFRMVTLKGIYGREMFDTWHKMLAMLESGLDIRKVITHRMKVDDYAEAFELASAGKASKIVLDWT